From Candidatus Methanoplasma cognatum, one genomic window encodes:
- a CDS encoding ribbon-helix-helix domain-containing protein has protein sequence MERKNRTTVVTLRVPEGLIEKVDQDVERFNDFSSRADFIIVAIRSYLEERTEAISERNKAFSDERTRAKEESKIAARRTDAEDGD, from the coding sequence GTGGAAAGAAAAAACAGAACAACCGTGGTGACCCTGCGGGTTCCAGAAGGCCTGATAGAAAAGGTAGATCAGGACGTTGAAAGATTCAACGACTTCTCCAGCAGGGCGGATTTCATCATTGTTGCGATAAGGAGCTACCTTGAAGAAAGAACCGAAGCCATATCCGAACGGAACAAGGCTTTTTCAGACGAAAGAACAAGGGCCAAGGAGGAAAGCAAGATCGCCGCCCGCCGGACGGATGCCGAGGATGGCGACTGA
- a CDS encoding carboxypeptidase-like regulatory domain-containing protein, whose protein sequence is MRNKLLLASVAVSLLVLTLMPLAPADGDDTVTNYYIEGYVADTEKNAMGGVTVSVNDGRDPVPSGQTRADGFFSVGVAVNTGLTISFTVSGYTVLTCPNTSFLQGSDYRALDLSKASYNSMTRTYTITTGPVEDMQCAIMMIAPSGDFEGVVSFNGGAIKNATVSLTSTYGGGVYTAHTDDRGRYKITCPAGTYSLTVSSQGFNSYYGDEVKVPSSKEEITILEKTELRKYLGMDAAHVLVLVGAIVGILLAFAVWFMSKRMNEPRYREMFDDSTEEEDVNT, encoded by the coding sequence ATGAGAAACAAGCTCCTGCTGGCATCGGTCGCGGTCTCACTGCTGGTGCTGACGCTGATGCCGCTAGCACCCGCCGACGGCGACGATACCGTCACGAACTACTACATAGAAGGTTACGTCGCGGATACCGAGAAGAACGCCATGGGAGGGGTTACCGTCTCCGTGAACGACGGACGCGACCCCGTACCTTCCGGCCAGACCAGGGCCGACGGCTTCTTCAGCGTGGGCGTCGCCGTGAACACCGGCCTCACAATATCCTTCACCGTTTCGGGATATACCGTCCTGACCTGTCCGAACACGTCCTTCCTGCAGGGGTCTGATTATAGGGCCCTCGATCTTTCAAAGGCGTCATATAACAGCATGACGCGCACATATACCATCACCACAGGCCCGGTCGAGGATATGCAGTGCGCGATAATGATGATCGCGCCGAGCGGCGATTTCGAAGGCGTGGTCTCATTCAACGGAGGCGCCATAAAGAACGCGACCGTTTCCCTCACCTCCACATACGGCGGCGGAGTTTATACGGCGCACACGGACGACCGCGGGAGATATAAGATAACGTGTCCGGCCGGAACATACAGTCTGACGGTCAGCAGCCAGGGCTTCAATAGCTATTACGGCGACGAAGTGAAGGTGCCTTCGAGCAAAGAGGAGATCACCATATTGGAAAAGACCGAACTGAGGAAATACCTCGGAATGGATGCGGCCCACGTGCTTGTGCTTGTAGGCGCGATAGTAGGTATCCTGCTGGCGTTCGCCGTGTGGTTCATGAGCAAGCGCATGAACGAACCCCGTTACCGGGAGATGTTCGACGACAGCACAGAGGAAGAAGACGTCAATACCTGA
- a CDS encoding FumA C-terminus/TtdB family hydratase beta subunit, with protein MKELRSPLDETAVRRLKIGEIVYLSGGVITGRDGMHIRAIEHSRSGKPVPEGIKGSVLFHCGPIVEKEGNGWKVIAAGPTTSARMDALGPEMIRRFGIRAVIGKGGMSKEIGDAMREVGCVYLAAVGGTAVSIAESVAEVCGVEWEDLGMAEAVWSFRMDRMGPLVVAMDSEGGCLYEDIRSKLVRY; from the coding sequence TTGAAGGAATTGAGGTCTCCGCTTGATGAAACAGCCGTCAGGAGGCTGAAGATCGGAGAGATCGTGTACCTGTCCGGCGGCGTGATAACGGGGAGGGACGGGATGCACATCCGGGCGATAGAGCATTCCCGTTCCGGGAAGCCGGTCCCAGAGGGGATCAAGGGCTCCGTCCTGTTCCACTGCGGCCCCATCGTGGAGAAAGAGGGGAACGGATGGAAGGTCATCGCAGCGGGCCCCACCACCAGCGCCAGGATGGATGCTTTGGGGCCGGAAATGATCAGAAGGTTCGGGATCCGCGCGGTCATCGGGAAAGGAGGGATGTCTAAAGAGATCGGGGATGCTATGCGGGAGGTCGGATGCGTATACCTTGCGGCGGTGGGCGGGACGGCGGTATCCATCGCCGAGTCCGTGGCCGAGGTCTGCGGCGTCGAATGGGAGGACCTCGGCATGGCCGAGGCGGTTTGGAGTTTCAGAATGGATAGGATGGGGCCGCTGGTGGTCGCGATGGACTCCGAAGGCGGCTGTCTTTATGAGGATATAAGGTCAAAGCTCGTCAGGTATTGA
- a CDS encoding fumarate hydratase, translating to MIKLPEPVDQVVVNLLKAANTKLPPDIGWALEAAAGWEADPTARMQLGTIMDNVKKAEALGRPMCQDTGIPAFYVKGRFDASIRGEIIKGLRRATETIPLRPNTVDPLTRKNTGDNLGKGMPEIHYIPTEDDFTEISVLIKGAGSENMTRLAMLNPSDGIEGIKKFVTDSVLDAGGRPCPPGVVGIGIGGTADGCAAMAKEALMSPLGRENSDPALRELEEELFVKLNGSGLGPMGLGGSTTVLGVRIRTACCHTASLPVAVSIGCWATRRAAARITDTDVEYSQEAVL from the coding sequence ATGATAAAACTGCCTGAACCCGTAGACCAGGTCGTGGTCAATCTTCTGAAGGCGGCGAACACCAAGCTTCCGCCGGACATCGGCTGGGCGCTGGAGGCCGCCGCCGGATGGGAAGCGGACCCGACGGCGAGGATGCAGCTCGGGACGATAATGGACAACGTGAAGAAAGCGGAGGCCCTGGGCCGTCCGATGTGCCAGGATACTGGCATACCGGCGTTCTATGTGAAAGGAAGGTTCGACGCCTCCATCCGCGGGGAAATAATCAAGGGGCTGAGAAGAGCGACGGAAACGATACCCCTCAGGCCCAACACCGTGGACCCGCTGACAAGGAAGAACACCGGGGACAATCTGGGGAAAGGCATGCCCGAGATACATTACATCCCGACCGAAGACGATTTCACCGAGATATCGGTCCTGATAAAGGGCGCCGGCTCGGAGAACATGACCCGGCTGGCCATGCTGAACCCTTCGGACGGGATCGAAGGTATCAAAAAGTTCGTCACAGACTCGGTCCTGGATGCGGGAGGGAGGCCCTGTCCCCCCGGCGTGGTCGGGATCGGGATCGGAGGCACGGCGGACGGATGCGCAGCGATGGCGAAGGAGGCATTGATGTCCCCCCTAGGCCGGGAGAACAGCGATCCTGCCCTCAGAGAGCTGGAGGAGGAGCTCTTTGTCAAACTGAACGGCAGCGGGCTCGGCCCGATGGGGTTGGGGGGTTCTACCACCGTCCTCGGAGTGAGGATCAGGACCGCCTGCTGCCATACGGCAAGCCTTCCGGTCGCGGTAAGCATAGGATGCTGGGCCACGAGGAGGGCCGCCGCGCGTATTACCGATACGGACGTGGAGTACAGTCAGGAGGCGGTCCTTTGA
- a CDS encoding Bro-N domain-containing protein: MDDDKKVWLFEKKRIRTVWDEEKEEWLFSIVDAVSVLTDQPTQRNASTYWAVMKNRLKNEGADELLTNCKQLKLTADDGKKRSTDVVNTEQLLRIIQSIPSPKAEPFKLWLAVVGSERIDETIDPELTIGRVVLTARSKERRLSRPPLPYPLSRRRPEH; encoded by the coding sequence ATGGACGATGACAAAAAAGTATGGCTTTTTGAGAAAAAGCGCATCCGAACAGTATGGGACGAAGAAAAAGAAGAGTGGCTTTTTTCAATAGTTGACGCGGTCTCAGTGCTGACCGACCAGCCCACCCAACGCAATGCGAGCACATATTGGGCTGTCATGAAGAATCGTCTGAAGAACGAAGGCGCCGATGAACTGCTTACAAACTGTAAGCAGTTGAAGCTTACCGCAGACGACGGCAAGAAACGTTCTACTGACGTCGTTAACACAGAGCAGCTTTTACGGATAATACAATCCATACCGTCACCAAAAGCGGAGCCGTTCAAATTATGGCTGGCGGTCGTAGGGAGCGAGAGGATCGATGAAACCATCGACCCTGAGCTGACCATCGGCCGCGTTGTCCTCACGGCACGTAGTAAAGAGCGTCGTCTATCTCGACCACCCTTACCGTATCCCCTATCTCGGCGTCGTCCGGAACATTAA
- a CDS encoding NMD3-related protein yields the protein MSFCVKCGKETGDTINGLCAECFLDGRKLTSLPHHVDVNVCTNCGDVGIGERWVTKDIGDAITDAAVNSLATIKEAKIVSARASSEEQDPYAHAVTVDAVLDVGGHTAEDSSSTIVRLKNTVCKRCSKQLGNYYEAILQIRAGSKDASRKIMREALCRVENFVDTQAVNSRHLFITKTEEVQGGIDVYLSSMSLGKAVTKDLADTYCAETKETFKLVGMTDDGRNMYRITYLVRLPDFHAGDVILFEGRYFKLTRVSGSGAKVTDLMNFRERTVKRSDMPSFKVHKRSEDMGEAVVVNRGKGEIQVLDPSDYSTVDVNVPDDAEIGDTVRVVEIDDALYYVP from the coding sequence GTGAGTTTCTGTGTGAAATGCGGGAAAGAGACCGGCGATACGATCAACGGCCTCTGCGCGGAATGCTTCCTCGACGGCAGGAAGCTGACCTCCCTTCCGCACCATGTCGACGTGAACGTGTGCACCAACTGCGGGGACGTCGGGATTGGGGAAAGGTGGGTGACGAAGGACATCGGGGACGCCATAACAGATGCGGCAGTTAATTCCCTCGCCACGATAAAAGAAGCGAAGATCGTCAGTGCCAGGGCGTCGTCGGAGGAGCAGGATCCTTACGCGCACGCCGTCACGGTGGACGCCGTGCTCGACGTCGGCGGACACACCGCGGAGGATTCCTCCTCCACAATAGTAAGACTGAAGAACACCGTTTGTAAAAGGTGCTCAAAACAGCTCGGGAACTATTACGAGGCGATACTGCAGATAAGGGCCGGCTCCAAGGACGCATCGCGGAAGATCATGCGGGAAGCGCTCTGCAGAGTGGAGAATTTCGTAGACACGCAGGCTGTTAACAGCAGACATCTCTTCATAACCAAGACGGAGGAGGTGCAGGGAGGGATCGACGTCTATCTTTCCTCCATGTCGCTCGGAAAAGCCGTAACGAAGGACCTCGCCGACACGTATTGCGCGGAAACAAAGGAGACCTTCAAACTTGTCGGAATGACGGACGACGGCCGGAACATGTACAGAATAACATATCTGGTGCGGCTTCCCGACTTCCATGCCGGCGACGTGATACTGTTCGAAGGGCGGTACTTCAAACTGACCAGGGTGTCCGGCAGCGGCGCCAAAGTAACGGATCTGATGAATTTCCGGGAAAGGACGGTCAAAAGATCGGACATGCCGTCTTTCAAAGTGCACAAGAGGTCGGAGGACATGGGAGAGGCGGTGGTGGTGAACAGGGGGAAGGGAGAGATACAGGTCCTTGACCCGTCGGATTATTCCACCGTCGACGTTAATGTTCCGGACGACGCCGAGATAGGGGATACGGTAAGGGTGGTCGAGATAGACGACGCTCTTTACTACGTGCCGTGA
- a CDS encoding DUF424 family protein codes for MISCKIHVHENERILAACDLEILGMTFRGDGVKIKVSEIFYGGEAVSEEAFVERTRSVTIMNIVGNRAVEIAVKEGLVSEQSVMVIGEVKHAQVVIM; via the coding sequence ATGATAAGCTGTAAAATTCACGTCCATGAGAACGAAAGGATACTGGCCGCATGCGACCTGGAGATCCTGGGGATGACATTCAGAGGGGACGGCGTCAAAATAAAAGTGTCCGAGATCTTCTACGGCGGAGAGGCCGTGTCCGAAGAGGCGTTCGTCGAAAGGACAAGATCCGTTACGATAATGAACATCGTCGGCAACCGCGCCGTCGAAATAGCCGTAAAAGAGGGGCTGGTCTCCGAACAGAGCGTGATGGTCATCGGAGAGGTGAAGCACGCTCAAGTGGTGATAATGTGA
- a CDS encoding minichromosome maintenance protein MCM → MGNAGRTKHAKAGDGMAMNFQDSEIIAGWEDILGKDKYRLMFADIAASYPEKRSVYVPYEDIDAYNTDLAMYFLDNPDKCLSKGREVVKASLPPAWDNKDAVNLRIIDLPRDAKVEVRKIRAKHLGKLVAVEGLVRKATTVKPKMTHALFRCARCGAEIWEAQRSVIMREPLMCSNPDGSCNKQATHFDLDSKASVFVDTQKIEIQESPEGLRGGAQPERIAGFVEDDIAGIITAGNRVTINGIIRSSEKHDRDKSTVFEIFMDVLSVEFEEHEYDEIQITEEDELAIMDMSADPMLFDNIIASISPTIHGMAEVKSAIALQLFGGCNKEMDDGTVIRGDMHVLLVGDPGVAKSQILRYMSSLAPRGIYASGKSASAAGLTAAAVKDEFGDGRWTLEAGALVLADKGLACIDELDKMTSQDRSSLHEAMESQRISVAKAGITATLQCRCSLLAAANPKFGRFETDGMSITKQIDLPPALMSRFDLIFVLTDKPNAKMDRELTAHILNVHRRGQARQITDDAPLVVGVDVKKIKDETQNVRPVYGQEILRKYVAYSKRIVPVMTDKAMGIIEEKYLEIRAMGAGENDSVPITARQLEAYVRLSEASAKMRLSRTVEEEDAVRAVNLVEYYLGKLLAPDGGQWDIDNLSSNFTKKDRNELTVILGIIDGLESADGASEEEIVNQALSEGLSEEKTRKRLRAMKDDGTLYCPPGGRYKRA, encoded by the coding sequence ATGGGGAACGCCGGAAGAACAAAGCATGCGAAGGCGGGTGACGGAATGGCTATGAATTTTCAGGACAGCGAGATAATTGCCGGGTGGGAGGACATACTGGGTAAGGACAAGTACCGCCTTATGTTCGCCGACATAGCGGCCAGCTATCCGGAGAAGAGGAGCGTCTATGTCCCCTATGAGGATATTGACGCATACAACACGGATCTCGCCATGTATTTTTTGGATAATCCGGACAAGTGCCTGAGCAAAGGCAGAGAGGTCGTGAAAGCTTCGCTCCCCCCCGCATGGGACAACAAGGACGCCGTGAACCTGAGGATAATCGACCTTCCCCGCGACGCCAAGGTGGAAGTGAGGAAGATAAGGGCCAAACACCTTGGGAAACTGGTAGCGGTGGAAGGGCTCGTAAGGAAAGCGACCACGGTAAAACCGAAGATGACGCACGCTCTCTTCAGGTGTGCCAGATGCGGGGCGGAGATATGGGAGGCCCAAAGAAGCGTCATCATGAGAGAGCCACTTATGTGTTCGAATCCCGACGGCAGCTGCAATAAGCAGGCCACGCATTTCGACCTCGATTCAAAGGCGTCGGTGTTCGTGGACACTCAGAAAATAGAGATACAGGAAAGCCCCGAGGGGCTGAGAGGCGGGGCCCAGCCGGAGAGGATAGCCGGATTCGTCGAGGACGACATCGCCGGGATAATAACTGCCGGCAACAGGGTGACCATAAACGGGATAATAAGGTCCTCCGAAAAACACGACAGGGATAAATCAACGGTGTTCGAGATATTCATGGATGTTTTGTCTGTAGAATTCGAGGAGCACGAGTACGACGAGATACAGATAACGGAAGAGGATGAGCTCGCGATCATGGACATGTCCGCGGATCCGATGCTCTTTGACAACATCATCGCTTCCATATCCCCGACCATCCACGGGATGGCCGAGGTCAAGAGCGCGATCGCGCTGCAGCTGTTCGGCGGCTGCAACAAAGAGATGGACGATGGGACGGTGATCAGAGGGGACATGCACGTGCTCCTTGTCGGAGATCCGGGTGTCGCGAAGTCTCAAATTCTCAGATATATGAGCTCGCTTGCTCCCAGGGGAATATACGCCTCTGGCAAATCGGCGTCGGCGGCGGGACTGACCGCCGCTGCGGTCAAGGACGAATTCGGCGACGGAAGGTGGACGCTGGAGGCGGGAGCGCTGGTCCTGGCCGACAAGGGGCTGGCATGCATTGATGAACTGGATAAGATGACCTCTCAGGACCGTTCATCCCTCCATGAGGCTATGGAATCCCAGAGGATCTCGGTGGCAAAGGCAGGCATAACCGCCACCCTTCAGTGCAGATGCTCGTTGCTGGCCGCGGCCAACCCGAAGTTCGGGAGATTCGAGACGGACGGGATGTCGATAACCAAGCAGATAGATCTCCCGCCCGCGCTGATGTCACGTTTTGATCTTATATTCGTGCTTACCGACAAGCCTAACGCAAAGATGGACAGGGAGCTGACCGCCCACATCCTGAACGTTCACAGAAGGGGACAGGCAAGGCAGATAACGGATGATGCGCCGCTTGTCGTGGGAGTGGATGTCAAGAAGATAAAGGATGAGACGCAGAACGTAAGGCCGGTCTACGGGCAGGAGATACTCAGGAAGTATGTGGCCTATTCGAAGCGCATCGTACCGGTGATGACCGACAAGGCCATGGGGATAATTGAAGAAAAATACCTTGAAATAAGGGCTATGGGGGCGGGGGAGAACGATTCTGTTCCCATTACGGCAAGACAGCTCGAGGCATACGTGAGGCTGTCCGAGGCGTCGGCAAAGATGAGGCTCAGCCGTACGGTCGAAGAAGAGGACGCCGTAAGGGCGGTTAACCTTGTGGAATACTATCTCGGAAAGTTACTGGCTCCGGACGGAGGGCAGTGGGATATCGACAACTTATCGTCGAATTTCACAAAGAAGGACCGCAACGAACTGACCGTGATACTGGGCATAATCGACGGCTTGGAGTCGGCCGACGGGGCGTCCGAGGAAGAGATAGTCAACCAAGCCCTCAGCGAGGGGTTGTCAGAGGAAAAGACCAGGAAAAGACTGAGGGCGATGAAGGACGACGGAACTTTGTATTGTCCTCCCGGCGGCAGATACAAGAGGGCATAA
- a CDS encoding DUF367 family protein translates to MIPVIIYDKCQCDPKKCTARRMLKFGLGKEAKTLSAVPSGSVVLSPFSDIALSPADAVRAKKGLVVMDLTWTNIDEFPRLKGVSERALPYLLASNPVNWGRPMELNSAEAVMAALIILGENEQAGTFMERFNWAPEFIRLNGPLLEDYSKAKDSAEVIRIQNEYLEEILGKGSLKT, encoded by the coding sequence ATGATCCCCGTAATAATCTATGACAAATGCCAGTGCGACCCGAAGAAATGCACTGCCAGGAGGATGCTCAAATTCGGGTTGGGCAAGGAGGCGAAAACGCTGTCCGCGGTACCTTCCGGATCGGTCGTACTTTCTCCCTTCTCGGATATTGCGCTGTCCCCGGCCGACGCCGTCCGAGCAAAGAAGGGATTGGTAGTTATGGACCTCACCTGGACGAATATAGACGAATTCCCGAGATTGAAGGGGGTCAGCGAGAGGGCCCTCCCCTACCTGCTTGCGTCGAATCCGGTGAATTGGGGAAGGCCGATGGAGCTCAACAGCGCGGAGGCCGTCATGGCGGCCCTGATAATACTCGGCGAGAATGAGCAGGCCGGAACGTTCATGGAAAGGTTCAATTGGGCGCCGGAATTCATCCGGCTTAACGGACCGCTGCTTGAAGATTATTCCAAAGCGAAGGACAGCGCGGAGGTCATCCGCATACAGAACGAGTACCTGGAAGAGATACTCGGCAAAGGTTCCCTCAAGACATAA
- a CDS encoding DUF86 domain-containing protein gives MSLSRRNCYVRERSCSKHDIESIRSIIKYCEDIGHLVMLHGSDETDFQENISLQYSSVFALEQIGEHIKRLSSELRDAHPEVDWKGASGLRDRIAHQYENIDLSWIRFTVLDEIPVLEKACRNILDGL, from the coding sequence ATGAGTCTTTCAAGGAGGAATTGCTACGTGAGAGAAAGATCGTGTTCGAAGCATGACATCGAAAGCATTCGGTCCATTATCAAATACTGTGAAGACATAGGACATCTTGTTATGCTCCATGGTTCAGATGAGACAGACTTTCAGGAGAATATCTCTCTGCAGTACAGCAGCGTTTTCGCACTGGAGCAGATAGGCGAGCACATCAAACGCCTTTCTTCTGAATTGAGAGATGCTCATCCTGAGGTTGATTGGAAAGGTGCATCCGGCCTTAGAGACAGGATCGCACATCAATATGAGAATATAGATCTTTCATGGATAAGGTTCACTGTGTTGGACGAGATCCCCGTTCTGGAAAAAGCATGCCGGAACATTCTGGACGGCCTATAA
- a CDS encoding nucleotidyltransferase domain-containing protein gives MEQAEAAHEFTFEELCEIVAPIAAKHGIIRVYLFGSRARGDNTMDSDYDFCVLAPKGYGLIKIGSFLYDLKDALGTGVDIISEEGVRNESFKEELLRERKIVFEA, from the coding sequence ATGGAACAGGCAGAAGCGGCGCACGAATTCACCTTCGAAGAGCTATGTGAAATAGTCGCACCTATCGCCGCAAAGCATGGAATTATCCGTGTTTATCTGTTCGGGTCCAGGGCACGCGGTGACAATACGATGGACAGCGACTACGATTTCTGTGTTCTTGCGCCAAAGGGATATGGTCTCATCAAGATCGGATCGTTCCTTTATGACCTAAAGGATGCGCTCGGGACTGGGGTGGACATCATCAGCGAAGAAGGTGTTCGGAATGAGTCTTTCAAGGAGGAATTGCTACGTGAGAGAAAGATCGTGTTCGAAGCATGA
- a CDS encoding orotidine 5'-phosphate decarboxylase — MKPVLQVALDLMQLNRAVAIAHEAVDGGADWVEVGTPLIKSDGAEAVRTIRREFPDRKIIADTKTMDVGGLEVEMMAKAGADIVTVLGLADDSTIAEAVSSGRKYGADVMIDMINVQDCVSRAKTAEKLGASYICLHMGIDSQMRGEGNPVETLRKVVQEVSVPVAAAGGITVETAPKYVEAGASIIIVGGAVIKAADIRRSAADIIASMEGKKIAAVLSKKYGEEELFEAFSKASTCNISDAFHKRGVIMGLQPFIKEGVRMVGRALTVQTANGDWAKPVEAIDRAKPGDVIVIDVGNAPVAVWGELASHSAMVMGVVGVVIDGAIRDIDDIKKIGFPAFARSVVPCAGEPKGYGGIGMEVTIGGQIVRNGDWIVGDECGLMVIPKEVAVEVANRTVDVNERENRTREEIKRGSTLSKVNELAKWEPVK, encoded by the coding sequence ATGAAACCTGTCTTGCAGGTAGCACTGGACCTTATGCAGCTTAACCGCGCGGTGGCGATAGCCCATGAAGCTGTCGACGGCGGCGCGGACTGGGTGGAAGTGGGGACCCCTCTGATAAAGAGCGACGGCGCCGAAGCCGTGAGGACGATCCGCAGAGAGTTTCCGGACAGGAAGATCATCGCCGACACAAAAACTATGGACGTAGGCGGGCTGGAGGTCGAGATGATGGCCAAGGCCGGCGCGGATATCGTGACGGTGCTGGGCCTTGCGGACGACTCCACCATTGCCGAGGCGGTATCTTCCGGAAGGAAGTACGGCGCGGATGTGATGATAGATATGATCAACGTTCAGGACTGCGTCTCGAGGGCAAAAACGGCGGAGAAACTGGGAGCATCGTACATCTGCCTCCACATGGGGATCGATTCTCAAATGAGGGGGGAAGGGAACCCCGTCGAAACACTCAGAAAGGTCGTTCAGGAAGTTTCCGTACCGGTAGCCGCCGCAGGCGGCATCACTGTGGAGACCGCCCCTAAGTATGTCGAAGCGGGAGCGTCGATAATAATAGTCGGCGGCGCAGTGATCAAAGCGGCCGATATCAGAAGATCGGCGGCGGATATCATTGCCTCGATGGAGGGAAAAAAGATAGCCGCCGTTCTGTCCAAAAAGTATGGAGAGGAAGAATTATTCGAAGCGTTCTCCAAAGCATCCACCTGCAACATATCCGACGCATTCCACAAAAGAGGAGTGATCATGGGTCTGCAGCCCTTCATTAAAGAAGGGGTCAGGATGGTCGGAAGGGCGCTGACCGTGCAGACCGCCAACGGCGATTGGGCGAAGCCCGTCGAAGCAATAGACCGCGCTAAGCCCGGCGATGTGATCGTGATCGACGTCGGGAACGCGCCCGTTGCGGTCTGGGGGGAGCTTGCTTCCCATTCGGCAATGGTAATGGGCGTGGTCGGAGTCGTCATAGACGGCGCGATACGGGACATAGATGACATAAAGAAAATAGGATTCCCCGCTTTCGCAAGGTCGGTGGTCCCCTGCGCGGGAGAACCGAAAGGCTACGGCGGTATCGGCATGGAAGTGACGATCGGCGGACAGATCGTCCGTAACGGGGACTGGATAGTCGGCGACGAATGCGGGCTCATGGTCATTCCGAAGGAGGTTGCGGTGGAGGTGGCCAACAGGACCGTCGATGTCAACGAAAGAGAGAACCGTACCAGAGAAGAGATAAAGAGAGGCTCCACGCTTTCCAAGGTTAACGAGCTTGCGAAGTGGGAGCCGGTAAAGTAA
- a CDS encoding zinc metalloprotease HtpX, translated as MKWRIRTASLFVVMTLILLTVGLLFGWLVDNVWIGLILMLILAVAFNLYAYFFSKRSALRANKARIVTEAEEPRLYGIVRNVAGKAGVPVPEVGVSELPMPNAFATGRNPKNAAVVATRGLLNLLPDDELEGVIAHEMAHVKNRDILVMSVASTMAAVLSYLSRYAIWGVMLSGNNRSLANYAIAIALSITVPIAAILVQLGVSRSREYLADETGAKITGNPRALARALRSIETGVSSSRNEYSNTSYADMWISDPVRKKSLFKRMFSTHPPMDDRIARLNDLAVKMEIEKTPRQSDPFKRGKAGTY; from the coding sequence ATGAAATGGCGCATTAGGACAGCATCATTGTTTGTAGTGATGACTCTGATACTGCTGACCGTAGGGCTATTGTTCGGGTGGCTGGTTGACAATGTGTGGATCGGTTTGATCCTCATGCTGATCTTGGCTGTGGCATTCAATCTCTATGCGTATTTCTTTTCTAAGCGCAGCGCACTCAGGGCGAACAAGGCGCGCATCGTTACCGAAGCGGAGGAGCCCCGGCTGTATGGCATCGTCAGGAATGTCGCCGGCAAAGCCGGCGTGCCCGTGCCGGAAGTAGGCGTGTCGGAGCTCCCCATGCCGAATGCGTTTGCAACGGGAAGAAATCCTAAGAATGCGGCGGTGGTCGCCACGAGGGGCCTTCTGAACCTGCTTCCGGACGATGAGCTGGAAGGAGTGATCGCACACGAGATGGCCCATGTTAAAAACAGGGACATCCTGGTGATGTCCGTCGCATCGACGATGGCAGCGGTGCTCTCATACCTTTCAAGATATGCAATATGGGGGGTCATGCTGAGCGGCAACAACAGGAGTCTCGCCAATTATGCCATAGCGATAGCCCTCAGTATAACGGTGCCAATAGCTGCAATTCTTGTTCAGCTGGGTGTCTCAAGAAGCCGAGAGTATCTGGCGGATGAGACAGGCGCGAAGATAACAGGCAATCCCCGCGCGCTCGCCCGCGCTCTCAGGAGCATAGAAACAGGAGTGAGTTCCTCCCGCAACGAATACAGCAACACAAGCTATGCCGACATGTGGATCTCCGATCCTGTCAGGAAGAAGAGTCTGTTCAAGAGGATGTTCAGCACCCACCCGCCGATGGACGACAGGATAGCAAGGCTCAATGATCTCGCAGTTAAGATGGAGATCGAAAAGACGCCGAGACAGTCGGATCCTTTCAAAAGAGGAAAGGCAGGCACATACTGA